TCAGAGCCCTGAACGGAGCAGGAGAATTTGGTCCTCTCCAGGTTTTTTGGAAGCTGTGGTCGCACTCCAGACTTCACGCTTGTCAGATCTTCGGACACCACTAGTGTTGTGTCGGCTGTGTTTGGATCCAGAACCACAGGACTGTAGGAGACCATctccttcatcttgttccagatgttgtaggtcaggttgcccaggtgtttggcctcgtctatcagagctcctgagagcagctgtggatcctccagcagggggccctgctggactctttccactgcagccttgtagttgttgaggaatgagacgtctccagctctcagctcgtcctctgtggctctgactgtgtctgaaagagctgctatctctctaatcagagcctccatcttctccttcatcatctcactcttctgctcctcttcctccctcagagcAGAGATCCTGGCCTCCTCGTCCTCTTGTAGAAACTGGTGAAGCTTCTTAAACTGCTCCTTgatctgcctctctgtgcgtcGGGCCTGGACCTTaatgtgttctgctgtttgatcacAGTTTCTTTTTGCTTCATGAAAGAGCTTCAGTTTCTCCATTAAGGGCTTCAGGGATTTCTGGAGCTCCTCTTTGAGATCCTCTGCAGCTTCATCAATGGGTTTGAATCTGTGGTTGTTGTGTCTCCTTGAATCTCTGCAGACGACACACACCggctgctgatggtccagacagaagagtctgagtttctcagagtgcagactgcagagagtcTCTGAACCTCTCTGTTCTCTCGCCAGTAAAAAGGCCTCACACAGGTTCTTTAAAGCCAAGTTACGAGGAGGATCACTCTTTGATGATCTTCTCTTACAAACCGGACAGTCTTTTGTCTGTTTCCCCCTCCACCAGTTGTTCAGACAGTCTTTACAGAAGCTGTGGCTACACGACAGAACAACAGGATTTTTAAAGATTTCATAGCAGACAGGACAGCAGAGATCCTCGTCCGACCTGGAAGCCATTTTGTCTCCGAGTGA
This portion of the Anoplopoma fimbria isolate UVic2021 breed Golden Eagle Sablefish chromosome 17, Afim_UVic_2022, whole genome shotgun sequence genome encodes:
- the LOC129106423 gene encoding E3 ubiquitin-protein ligase TRIM35-like; this translates as MASRSDEDLCCPVCYEIFKNPVVLSCSHSFCKDCLNNWWRGKQTKDCPVCKRRSSKSDPPRNLALKNLCEAFLLAREQRGSETLCSLHSEKLRLFCLDHQQPVCVVCRDSRRHNNHRFKPIDEAAEDLKEELQKSLKPLMEKLKLFHEAKRNCDQTAEHIKVQARRTERQIKEQFKKLHQFLQEDEEARISALREEEEQKSEMMKEKMEALIREIAALSDTVRATEDELRAGDVSFLNNYKAAVERVQQGPLLEDPQLLSGALIDEAKHLGNLTYNIWNKMKEMVSYSPVVLDPNTADTTLVVSEDLTSVKSGVRPQLPKNLERTKFSCSVQGSEGFKSGTHSWDVEVGNNKDWELGMLGEDIQTDGRLQSGLWRILFSDGKFTAFSMPDHEKVLPVTKNLQKIRVHLDFDKGKLSFSDPDTNTHIHTFTHTFTDTVFPYIYTEDHQPLKILPVKVSVAVEKQC